The following proteins come from a genomic window of Elusimicrobiota bacterium:
- a CDS encoding type II secretion system F family protein, which yields MPQFAYKARGTGGNTTAGVLEAADQRQAMDQLRSQRLIVLEINENQPGLLDAIKKFPLFKPKIPSKDIVLFSRQLSTLVSAGVALVSGLNILAEQIPTPAFKTVVLKVKEDIESGLPVADALKKHPDAFTDLYVAMIRAGEVGGILDVILERLSNYLEAAEALRLKVKGAMMYPMVVSSIAGAVTIFLLVGVIPTFKDIFSSFGAELPLPTRIVIGISESLQNYFYIYILVPAAIVFLFRRWGKTENGKKVIDAKLLQMPMFGLMLRKVAVAKFTRTLGTLVKSGVPILQAMETVAQTSGNKVIETAIMEARESIREGERIAEPLKRSGVFPPMVTQMIAVGEETGNMDTMLHKIADFYDQEVEQAIKGLTSMIEPIVIVIMGVVIGGIVVAMFIPMFELGSLAGKQG from the coding sequence ATGCCACAATTCGCTTACAAAGCCCGGGGCACCGGGGGCAACACCACCGCCGGGGTCCTCGAGGCCGCGGACCAACGCCAGGCGATGGATCAGTTGCGTTCCCAGCGGCTCATCGTCCTTGAAATCAATGAAAACCAGCCGGGCCTACTGGACGCGATCAAAAAGTTTCCGCTGTTCAAACCCAAAATACCGTCGAAGGACATTGTCTTGTTTTCCCGGCAATTGTCCACGCTGGTGTCCGCGGGCGTCGCGCTGGTCTCGGGCCTCAACATCCTTGCCGAGCAGATCCCCACGCCCGCGTTCAAAACGGTTGTGCTGAAGGTGAAAGAGGACATTGAGTCCGGGTTGCCTGTGGCCGACGCCTTAAAGAAGCACCCGGACGCCTTCACGGACCTTTACGTCGCCATGATCCGCGCGGGCGAAGTGGGCGGTATTTTGGACGTTATTCTGGAACGTTTGTCGAACTACCTGGAGGCGGCGGAGGCCCTGCGGCTCAAAGTCAAAGGCGCCATGATGTACCCGATGGTCGTGAGCTCCATCGCGGGGGCCGTGACGATCTTCTTGTTGGTCGGGGTGATCCCCACTTTTAAAGACATTTTTTCCAGTTTCGGCGCCGAACTTCCCCTTCCGACGCGCATCGTGATTGGCATTTCGGAATCCCTCCAAAACTATTTCTACATTTACATCCTGGTGCCGGCGGCGATCGTGTTCCTCTTCCGTCGTTGGGGGAAAACCGAGAACGGCAAGAAGGTCATCGACGCGAAATTGCTTCAAATGCCCATGTTCGGCTTGATGTTGCGAAAAGTGGCGGTCGCGAAATTCACCCGCACCCTGGGCACCTTGGTCAAATCCGGGGTCCCGATTCTTCAGGCCATGGAAACCGTGGCCCAGACCTCCGGGAACAAGGTCATTGAAACCGCCATCATGGAGGCGCGCGAGTCCATCCGGGAAGGCGAGCGCATCGCCGAACCGCTGAAGCGATCGGGCGTTTTTCCTCCGATGGTCACGCAGATGATCGCCGTCGGCGAGGAAACGGGGAACATGGACACGATGTTGCATAAAATCGCCGATTTTTATGACCAGGAAGTCGAACAAGCCATCAAGGGTTTGACGTCGATGATCGAGCCGATCGTCATCGTCATCATGGGGGTGGTGATCGGCGGTATCGTCGTCGCCATGTTCATCCCCATGTTCGAGCTGGGGTCCTTGGCCGGCAAGCAGGGATAA